GGGGTTGGAAACCACATCTACATCATTTGTATAATATTGGCTGATAACGGCTTTCACTTTTTCTGCCGTACCCACCGGCACAGTGCTTTTATTGACGATAACTTTGTAATCTTTGAGCAGACGGGCAATGTCGGCTGCCGCGCGTAGGATATACGACAAATCAGCCGAGCCATCTTCGCCCGGAGGTGTAGGCAAAGCCAAAAATACCACTTCTGCTTGTTCAATACCTTCTGCCAAAGAAGTGGTAAAATGAATGCGACCTTGTCGGATATTGCGCTCCAGAATAATATCTAAACCCGGTTCATAAATAGGAATACCGCCCGAGCAGAGCAATTCCACTTTTTTCTCGTCTATATCTACGCAAGTCACATTATTGCCGGTTTCTGCAAAACAAGTTCCCGTCACCAAACCTACATAGCCTGTACCAATTACTGCGATTTTCATCTAATGTATAAAAATATGTATTAAAAAAATATGAATAATAAAACCAATATTGTTCCTTTTTACTTTGATATTTAAAAGTATATAAAGTTACAAATCATCTCAAAAAAAATTAAAAATTGTTAATATATTAGTAGTTTTTTAATTTAATTTTTTATTTTTAAATATCTAAAAACCAATGTTTTGTATTGATTGAGTTTATTCGTTTTTATAAAGCAGGGTATGATACAGGCAATGCAATAATGTTTCGCTGATAAATTTGATTTGTGCTTCATTCATTTCGCTGTGCATAGGCAGCGAGATAGTATGTGCCGCCGCCGCTTCTGCCACCGGAAAATCACCTTTTTTGTACCCCAAATAAGCAAAAGCACGGTTGAGGTGCATCGGATACGGGTAGTAAATCATAGTAGGTACACCTGCTTGTTCTAATTGTTGTTTTAAAATATCGCGGTTTTTGTTTCGGACAGTAAGCGTATATTGATGAAAAACGTGTGTGCTGTAAGGAGCGCGATAAGGTATCGTGATGTTGTCCTCCGCTTGTCGGAAATATTGGTCGTATTGGTCGGCAGCTGCTTGGCGTGCAGCGATATAGGTATCTAATTTCTTGAGTTTTGCGTTCAGCACCACCCCCTGAAAACTATCCAAACGCGAATTGATCCCTATAATATCCGAATGATATTTTTGCAACTGACCGTGATTGCAGACCATTTTGAGCTGTTGGGCGAGTGTATCATCATTACAAAATATAGCTCCTGCATCGCCGTAAGCACCCAAATTTTTGGAAGGATAAAAAGAGGTGCAACCGATATGCCCCATTGTGCCGCTTTTGGTGCGTTTGCCATCGCTGAAGGTATAATCTGCGCCGATGGATTGGGCGTTGTCTTCAATTACATATAATTGGCGGCGGGTGGCAATGTCTAAAATTTGCTCCATAGCGGCGCATTGACCGTACAAATGCACCGCATAATGCAGCGGGTACGCGGTGTGATGGCGGCTTCTATCAAATCGGGGTTGATATTGAAGGTCTGTGGATCAATATCTACAAAAACGGGTTTAAGGTGCAGCAATGCAATGACTTCGGCAGTGGCTACAAACGTAAAAGGGGTGGTAATGATTTCGTCGCCGGCTTGCAGCGGCAGTGCCATCAGTGCGGCTTGGAGGGCATCAGTGCCGTTGGCGCAAGGAATAACATGTTTAGAGCCGAGATAATCCGCCAAACGTGCGGTAAACTCTGCTACAACGGGACCATTAATAAAAGCACCGCTTTCTAAAATTTGTTCAAAACCTGCTGCTACTTCTGCTCTGATTCCTTCATATTGGCGGCGCAAATCCACCATTTGTATTTTTCCATATCTATATTTACCTTCTTATATTGCTGCTTTAAAATTAGGCGTGCAAATATAGGGCTTTTTCAGGCGTTTATTGAAAAAAACGGTAAATTTTTGCTTTTTAAAAAAGTTTTTATACAAGCGGTGGTTCCTTTAAATGGCTTTTTTTAGAGGGCGGTTATTATGAGTGATTATGAAGCATAGCTGCTGCTACGCGGCGGCTCGCTGTGGTCGGAGGGGCGCATCAGGCGTTCGTTGTTGCGCTGATGTATTTCGCTTTTTGCCATAAATTGTTCAAATTGCTCTTTTTCAATACCAAATAATAACATCATAGCCTCTAAATGCAATAACATATTGTGTACTACTAACCAATGTTTGCGGCTTTCATAAGTATTATTATAGGATTGAATATTATGCGAGTAGGGTCGGTTTTTCCCAATACATCAGATTTAAAAATTCTGACAAATATTGCTGGTACAATGCCAAGTCCATAGAGTCGCACAATTCGGCTTCAATAATAATTCCTTTTTCGGAGGCGGTGGTAGTAATTACGGCATCTACTTTTTTACTTCCTTCAAAACCAAGGCAAATAACTGAAATAAAACATCAATGCCGAAGTCCAAAAAGTGGCAGGAGCTTCTATTTTTCTGATGTTGATTTTTTTGCCTTCTATCAATTTGGCTTCACAGCGCAGGTAGTGTTTTAATGCAAAAATACCCTGTTGAGCCACTTCTAAAGGAGGAAATATGAGGGGGTTTTGCTCTACTTCAATATTTTTTAGTTTGAATAAATTGACTAAATGTCGTGGCAGTTTTTGGATTTTGTTGTTATTGAGCAATAATTCCTGTAAGGCAGATAATTCACAAATGGCTTCAGGCAAATTGTCGAGACTGTTGTCTTTTAAAGAAAGGCTTTGTAATTGTGTCAGGTTTTCAATGCTCGAAGGGAGCACATCTATTTGGTTGTGGTTGAGGTGGAGGTGGCGCAAGTTTTTTAAGTGGCTGATGCTCTCGGGAAAAACCCACAATCGGTTGTAGCTCAAATTGAGGGATATTAATTGTTGTAATTGTGCAAAACCCGAAGGCAGTTGTACTAAGCGGTTTTGAGAGACATCTA
This is a stretch of genomic DNA from Sphingobacteriales bacterium. It encodes these proteins:
- a CDS encoding leucine-rich repeat domain-containing protein, which gives rise to MNQYELLVAIRQACDSGARCLSLDNKGIRHLPPEIEDLVHLEELDLSDNELTELPPQISQLHNLKVLRLEYNQIRQLPDDLFLLPHLEIIDLENNELSSLPATLSKAQQLRHFIANGNQLKKLPDIFGQLKKLEYVEINNNALTQLPASIGGLRALKHLDVSQNRLVQLPSGFAQLQQLISLNLSYNRLWVFPESISHLKNLRHLHLNHNQIDVLPSSIENLTQLQSLSLKDNSLDNLPEAICELSALQELLLNNNKIQKLPRHLVNLFKLKNIEVEQNPLIFPPLEVAQQGIFALKHYLRCEAKLIEGKKINIRKIEAPATFWTSALMFYFSYLPWF